The following is a genomic window from Opitutus sp. GAS368.
GAAACGGCCCGCCGGCCCGCTTGACCGGTTCGACCGCGGCGAACGCGGAGGTGGCGCCCAGGCCGAAGCCGGAGGCGGCGAGGGGCAGGAAAGCGGCGCGCTTGATAAAATCACGACGGGTATGGTCAGGGAGGGTCATGGGCGGGCGGGGGAAACGCACCGGGCACGCGGAGCGGCCGGCAGCTGCGGGGTGAAAAGGGGGTTCAACGAGGTAATAGCACCGGTCGCAGGATTTGGGACAGGCGCGGCGCAATTTGTCCTAGTCGGAAGGCGTGGAGCTATTACTGGGTGAACCCCGTTTCGTCTTCTTCTGCCTCTGTCCCTATGCGTGCCCTCCGTTTCGCCGCGCTCGCGGCTGCCTTTCTCTCCGTCGCGTTCCCGGCGCTCGCGGCCGAACCGGCCGCCGGCTTCGTGCATCCCGGCGTCCTGGTCAACCGCGCGCAGCTCGATCTGATCAAGCAGCGCGTCGCCGCCGGCGCAGAGCCCCAGAAATCCGCTTTCGCGGCGCTGCTGGCCAGCCCCATGGCGGCGCTGGATTACACGGCAAGCCCGCGCGCGACCGTCGAGTGCGGCTCCTATTCCAAGCCCGACCTGGGCTGCAAGGACGAGCAACGCGACAGCGCCGCCGCTTACACGCAGGCCCTGGCCTGGGCCGTTACGGGCAATGCCCGCTACGCGCACAACGCCATCCGCATCATGAACGCCTGGGCGACCACGCTCACCGGCGGCCACACCAACAACAACGGCCCGATCCAGGCCGCGTGGTGCGCCGAGGAATGGCCGCGCGCCGCCGAGATCATCCGCGCCACCACCGATTTCTGGCCGCCGGAGGAGATCGCGCGCTTTGCCACGATGCTGAAGACGCAATACGTGCCTTCGCTCATCAACGGCTCCGATGAAAACGGCAACAAGGAGATCTCCATGGCCGCGGCACTGATCAATATCGGGGTGTTCACCGACGACCGCGCGCTCTACGATGCCGGCGTGAAGATGTGGCGCGGCCGCGCCCCGGCCCTGGTCTACCTCAGGTCCGACGGCGCCGCGCCCGTGCGGCCGGCCAGCGGCCAGGCGGCGATCTGGGGCAACAAGGGCAAGACGCCGCAATTCGTGGACGGCCTGCTGCAGGAGACGGCGCGCGATTCGCAGCATGCCAACATGGCCTTCGCCTCAATGGTCAACGGCGCCGAGACGGCCCGTCAGCAGGGCCTCGACCTCTACGCCGAGCAAGGGGCGCGTATCCGGGCCGCGATGGAATTCCAGGCGCAGTTCCTGAAACCCAATGCCGCGACCCCGCCGCCCAACCTCGAGTTCAACCTGCACCCGACCTGGGAGATTGCCTACAACCATTTCCACGACCGGCTCGGGCTGGCGCTGCCGCTCATGGCCGCGGTGATCCCCACCAACCGGCCCACCGGCGTGAA
Proteins encoded in this region:
- a CDS encoding alginate lyase family protein; translated protein: MRALRFAALAAAFLSVAFPALAAEPAAGFVHPGVLVNRAQLDLIKQRVAAGAEPQKSAFAALLASPMAALDYTASPRATVECGSYSKPDLGCKDEQRDSAAAYTQALAWAVTGNARYAHNAIRIMNAWATTLTGGHTNNNGPIQAAWCAEEWPRAAEIIRATTDFWPPEEIARFATMLKTQYVPSLINGSDENGNKEISMAAALINIGVFTDDRALYDAGVKMWRGRAPALVYLRSDGAAPVRPASGQAAIWGNKGKTPQFVDGLLQETARDSQHANMAFASMVNGAETARQQGLDLYAEQGARIRAAMEFQAQFLKPNAATPPPNLEFNLHPTWEIAYNHFHDRLGLALPLMAAVIPTNRPTGVNHHMAWETLTHGGIGAVGLPPLR